Proteins found in one Mycoplasmopsis bovigenitalium genomic segment:
- a CDS encoding MAGa7180 family putative nuclease has protein sequence MRKYNGVHYDLDIRSQTVKLRPEYNNQLLSNETGSFNGFKKFGGSSIGNIFETDPFKGKFLAFLHMARLAMPVFKQKYVRAGEAVEPKIFDALRKQTKIEDIQHIVAKDVGYDYFKDKHSIVGGVPDGLIPSKKIVLEMKSVQSKKRDLWIKDNGMNLPLDYRKQAELYAYLLGYDKYVIVAAFLEENDYFDPQNINIFERHIESFAFSVDPNRSKDDLQKIIDFYNHYSRTGVSPIYDARRDAMVVEYLACRNEEEWFNLFTKWKALGEIDEDIEFSKVR, from the coding sequence ATGCGTAAATATAATGGTGTGCACTACGATTTAGATATTAGAAGTCAAACTGTAAAATTGAGACCGGAATATAACAATCAGCTTTTGTCAAATGAAACTGGTTCTTTCAATGGTTTTAAAAAGTTTGGTGGCTCTTCAATTGGCAATATTTTTGAAACAGACCCATTCAAGGGCAAATTTTTAGCTTTTTTACATATGGCAAGATTAGCAATGCCGGTTTTCAAACAAAAATATGTAAGAGCTGGAGAAGCGGTTGAACCCAAAATTTTTGATGCATTAAGAAAACAAACTAAAATCGAAGATATTCAACACATAGTTGCCAAAGATGTGGGTTATGATTATTTTAAAGATAAACATTCAATAGTAGGGGGAGTCCCTGACGGCTTGATACCTAGCAAAAAAATTGTTTTAGAAATGAAATCTGTTCAATCTAAAAAAAGAGATTTATGAATCAAAGATAATGGGATGAATTTACCGCTAGATTATCGAAAACAAGCTGAATTATACGCTTATTTATTGGGATATGATAAGTATGTAATTGTTGCTGCTTTTCTAGAAGAAAATGATTATTTTGACCCGCAAAATATCAATATATTTGAACGTCACATCGAATCATTTGCCTTTTCAGTTGACCCAAATCGTTCTAAGGATGATTTGCAAAAAATAATTGATTTTTACAATCACTATTCAAGAACTGGCGTTAGTCCAATTTATGACGCGAGAAGAGATGCTATGGTTGTTGAATATCTAGCTTGTCGCAATGAAGAAGAATGATTTAATTTATTTACTAAATGAAAAGCTTTAGGAGAAATAGATGAAGATATTGAATTTTCAAAAGTTAGATAA
- a CDS encoding Sua5/YciO/YrdC/YwlC family protein, with translation MKYNNLFISSTDTVCGIAGPICEQTLEQIYTLKKRGKTKKIIILVGSLEQARQFSQWNNEAEEFAKKYWPGAYSLIVNNQGFRMPNQPKLLEYLLKNGPVYMTSANISGQVPIELKQAQDVFPQIKNIYDFGPSSGQPSKIYNLDTKTWIR, from the coding sequence ATGAAATACAATAATTTGTTTATTTCTAGTACAGATACTGTTTGTGGAATAGCGGGGCCAATTTGTGAGCAAACCCTTGAGCAAATTTACACACTCAAAAAACGAGGTAAAACAAAAAAAATAATAATATTAGTTGGCTCACTTGAACAAGCACGCCAATTTAGTCAATGAAACAATGAAGCAGAGGAATTTGCAAAAAAATATTGACCCGGCGCTTATAGTTTGATAGTCAATAATCAAGGTTTTCGAATGCCGAACCAACCTAAATTATTAGAATATTTACTAAAAAATGGCCCAGTTTATATGACAAGCGCTAACATTTCGGGGCAAGTCCCAATCGAACTCAAACAAGCACAAGACGTTTTTCCGCAAATTAAAAATATTTACGATTTTGGCCCTAGTTCGGGTCAGCCAAGTAAAATTTATAATTTAGATACAAAAACCTGAATTAGATAA
- a CDS encoding UU173 family protein, whose protein sequence is MKILNFQKLDKEKDVVITFNHYRDSYITQDYFVWAPKDSDGLYNIPNIDANEFKLYELEKTNEAKSSTTMHNFAFSDIEDDEEDELLDKIYKNQNEAFLSNEWNYKSENKGMFEKAYSQAVDFLIKSIDISIEKVKFNKRIYTTETLHNANQNIIDFVFNDDKELIIDPVFVYKVKTKENFYVKATCFAYDKTSKTLFLYKPTSSTKINDYLTAHFVYNTAINCGLAVQNVKFIIFDPSPNHYKKGIISFVFTEGIQSSQSTKSVSRKGVTLYKEENEIKLSEQINAGWVMQKGICEGMPTTIINAVKNNLVWANPRQNKDGDLSKLKYNKNEKCVLFDFDQKIEKIIEARQITLPLYSEVKNGVTTFSVLNSDTSWAKNKILNNTIKNLYLGDKYLFSAGHNGCNAAQKGILDQNYINIVKSNVDSLYAFPNYFSSEAIELISTLLVKDQSIVWYDYEGVTNLIPLFDNLKSWRQVPSQVSVIKTINGAVNYQNDIVKDPKNLELIDLVEIILEVYQNKADKYVVFNKNYENSRNLEIRDFVEKEYKKSNKAFIYEMEKRNIKSFLEFQSIVLHIINNTFDLLWFFNKAEKPISSNNLIFGTKYVPYSKYHNPIFDLDFQNFTGTLDDYVNVCKNAQSQLNKGINDIRLIRIVELLGFTSIKKLEKMISKNKYKYRFSIKEYANLDVKNGSMALEIAISRSSGMIGETQWNAKLESLKEYCHNDVVAMIVVYEFILNYIASVFPNILDFEFKIEKNQILKLDFDNKKLMAVNNEIQ, encoded by the coding sequence ATGAAGATATTGAATTTTCAAAAGTTAGATAAAGAAAAAGATGTTGTAATTACTTTTAACCATTATCGCGATAGTTATATCACACAAGATTATTTTGTCTGAGCTCCAAAGGATTCAGATGGCTTATACAACATCCCTAATATTGACGCAAATGAGTTTAAATTGTATGAATTAGAAAAAACAAATGAAGCTAAATCATCAACTACAATGCATAATTTCGCTTTTAGTGATATTGAAGATGATGAAGAAGATGAGCTGTTAGACAAGATTTACAAAAACCAAAATGAAGCCTTTTTATCTAATGAATGAAACTATAAATCTGAAAACAAAGGAATGTTTGAAAAAGCGTACTCTCAAGCGGTGGACTTTTTGATTAAAAGTATTGATATTTCAATTGAAAAAGTTAAATTTAATAAAAGAATCTATACAACGGAAACACTTCATAATGCTAATCAAAACATAATTGATTTCGTTTTTAATGACGATAAAGAATTGATTATTGATCCCGTTTTTGTCTATAAAGTTAAGACTAAGGAAAATTTTTACGTTAAAGCCACTTGTTTTGCTTATGATAAAACATCCAAAACACTATTTTTATATAAACCAACATCAAGCACTAAAATAAATGATTATTTAACAGCACATTTCGTTTATAACACTGCCATTAATTGCGGTTTAGCAGTTCAAAATGTGAAATTTATCATTTTTGACCCTAGTCCAAATCACTATAAAAAAGGCATTATTTCATTTGTTTTTACAGAAGGAATCCAATCTTCGCAATCAACAAAATCAGTTAGCAGAAAAGGAGTTACTTTATATAAAGAAGAAAATGAAATTAAACTTTCTGAGCAAATTAATGCTGGTTGAGTTATGCAAAAAGGTATTTGCGAGGGCATGCCTACTACTATAATCAATGCAGTTAAAAATAATTTAGTTTGAGCTAACCCGCGCCAAAATAAGGATGGAGATCTAAGTAAGTTAAAATACAATAAAAACGAAAAATGTGTTTTATTTGATTTTGACCAAAAGATTGAAAAAATAATTGAAGCACGTCAAATTACATTGCCTTTGTATTCAGAAGTTAAAAACGGTGTAACGACATTTAGTGTGCTAAATAGTGATACATCTTGGGCAAAAAATAAAATACTAAATAACACAATAAAAAACTTGTATTTAGGCGATAAATATCTATTTTCAGCTGGCCACAATGGCTGCAACGCAGCTCAAAAAGGAATCCTTGACCAAAACTATATAAACATTGTAAAAAGTAATGTAGATTCATTGTACGCATTTCCAAACTATTTCAGTTCTGAGGCAATTGAATTAATTAGCACTCTTTTAGTTAAAGACCAAAGCATTGTATGGTATGACTATGAAGGGGTAACAAATTTAATTCCATTATTCGATAATTTAAAATCTTGAAGACAAGTCCCTAGTCAAGTTTCAGTAATTAAGACTATTAATGGGGCGGTAAACTATCAAAATGATATCGTTAAAGATCCAAAAAATCTTGAATTAATTGATTTAGTTGAGATCATATTAGAGGTTTATCAAAATAAAGCCGATAAATATGTTGTATTCAATAAAAACTATGAAAACTCAAGAAACCTTGAAATTCGTGATTTTGTTGAAAAGGAATACAAAAAATCCAATAAAGCATTCATTTATGAAATGGAAAAGCGCAACATTAAAAGTTTTTTAGAATTTCAATCAATTGTTTTGCACATAATAAACAATACTTTTGACCTTCTTTGATTTTTTAATAAAGCCGAAAAACCAATCAGTTCAAATAATTTAATTTTTGGCACTAAATATGTGCCATATTCAAAATACCACAACCCAATATTTGATTTAGATTTTCAAAATTTTACAGGCACTCTTGATGATTATGTTAATGTATGCAAAAATGCCCAATCTCAATTAAATAAAGGCATAAACGATATAAGATTAATTCGAATTGTTGAACTTTTAGGATTCACAAGTATTAAAAAACTTGAAAAAATGATTAGTAAAAACAAGTACAAATATCGCTTTTCAATTAAAGAATATGCCAATTTAGACGTTAAAAATGGTTCAATGGCGCTAGAAATTGCTATTAGTCGTTCATCGGGTATGATTGGTGAAACTCAATGAAATGCCAAACTTGAAAGTCTTAAAGAATACTGTCACAATGACGTTGTTGCAATGATAGTTGTTTATGAATTTATTTTAAACTATATTGCTTCTGTTTTCCCCAATATACTCGATTTTGAATTCAAAATAGAAAAAAATCAAATTCTAAAATTGGATTTTGACAACAAAAAATTAATGGCGGTTAATAATGAAATACAATAA
- the rplW gene encoding 50S ribosomal protein L23, which produces MELTQVIRKPILTEKTNLLQAQNKYTFEVDYHANKFQIKQAVEFIFQVKVVSVNTIKVDKKAKRVGRFNGFTNRYKKAIVTLAQDDKIVFYPNEAEAQDEAKKEIKQAKAKAQKQADADAEEKLAQKIAAKKTTKKAAKKEA; this is translated from the coding sequence ATGGAATTAACTCAAGTTATCCGTAAGCCAATTCTTACCGAAAAAACAAACCTTTTACAAGCACAAAATAAATACACTTTTGAAGTAGATTACCACGCAAATAAATTCCAAATTAAACAAGCTGTTGAATTTATTTTCCAAGTTAAAGTTGTATCAGTTAACACAATTAAAGTTGACAAAAAAGCTAAAAGAGTAGGTCGTTTTAATGGTTTTACAAACCGTTACAAAAAAGCTATTGTTACTTTAGCACAAGACGATAAAATTGTATTTTATCCAAATGAAGCTGAAGCACAAGACGAAGCTAAAAAAGAAATTAAACAAGCAAAAGCTAAAGCTCAAAAACAAGCTGACGCAGATGCAGAAGAAAAATTAGCACAAAAAATTGCTGCTAAAAAAACAACAAAAAAAGCCGCTAAAAAAGAGGCTTAG
- the rplD gene encoding 50S ribosomal protein L4, producing MAVNKFYLSEKFDKERNISFNLKKEGQKTSKNFKTFKEGLEAFQKAASKLEGESRVWFHRDGQFSGSTSSAKIANIIDTLTTKNIKDEDSIKFLNDEKLVDVAEEKAKTTKKPAAKTAKIEKIDPNAKFAFDSSKLPVEVFGLEKIYEQAIFDTILSERASKRQGTHSVKTRAEVRGGGKKPWRQKGTGRARAGSTRSPIWVGGGRAFGPRTERNYSIKVNKKAKRAAFFSALTLLAKDNAVVVDDFKLDTISTKAAVAKLQSLNIANVKHVLVVSDNDTVYRSLSNVPNVAVIKPSSTTVEALIWADVLVLSTEGLKIFEGRAK from the coding sequence ATGGCTGTTAATAAATTCTATTTATCAGAAAAATTTGACAAAGAAAGAAATATCTCATTCAACCTTAAAAAAGAAGGTCAAAAAACATCTAAAAACTTCAAAACATTCAAAGAAGGATTAGAAGCATTCCAAAAAGCAGCATCTAAACTAGAAGGTGAATCAAGAGTTTGATTCCACAGAGATGGCCAATTTTCAGGTTCTACTTCATCAGCAAAAATTGCAAACATTATTGATACACTTACCACTAAAAATATTAAAGATGAAGATTCAATTAAATTCTTAAATGATGAAAAACTAGTTGATGTTGCTGAAGAAAAAGCAAAAACAACTAAAAAACCTGCTGCTAAAACAGCTAAAATTGAAAAAATCGATCCAAATGCAAAATTTGCATTCGACTCTTCAAAACTTCCAGTTGAAGTATTTGGATTAGAAAAAATTTATGAACAAGCAATTTTTGACACAATTCTATCAGAAAGAGCTTCAAAAAGACAAGGTACTCACTCTGTTAAAACTCGTGCAGAAGTTAGAGGTGGTGGTAAAAAACCTTGAAGACAAAAAGGTACTGGACGTGCTCGTGCAGGTTCAACAAGATCTCCTATTTGAGTAGGTGGTGGACGCGCATTTGGACCTAGAACCGAAAGAAACTACTCAATTAAAGTTAACAAAAAAGCTAAAAGAGCTGCATTCTTTAGTGCACTTACCTTATTAGCTAAAGACAACGCAGTTGTTGTAGATGACTTTAAATTAGACACTATTTCAACTAAAGCTGCTGTTGCTAAATTACAATCTTTAAATATTGCTAATGTAAAACATGTTTTAGTTGTTTCTGACAATGACACAGTTTACAGATCACTTTCAAATGTACCAAACGTTGCTGTTATTAAACCAAGTTCAACAACAGTTGAAGCATTAATTTGAGCAGACGTACTTGTATTATCAACAGAAGGATTAAAAATTTTCGAAGGGAGAGCTAAATAA
- the rpsJ gene encoding 30S ribosomal protein S10, whose product MNKGDNVKKINIKLKAFEHEQIDFAAKKIIEIAQKNNVKFSGPVAVPTRRHLVTILRSVHINKTSREQFDARVHQRIVTLIDADTKTLDMIRRFELPAGVQISEITQK is encoded by the coding sequence ATGAACAAAGGAGACAACGTGAAAAAAATTAATATCAAGTTGAAAGCCTTCGAACATGAACAAATTGATTTTGCCGCAAAAAAAATTATTGAAATTGCACAAAAAAACAATGTTAAGTTCTCGGGACCTGTAGCTGTGCCTACAAGAAGACACCTAGTTACAATTCTTAGATCAGTTCACATTAACAAAACATCTCGTGAACAATTCGATGCTAGAGTACACCAAAGAATCGTTACTCTAATTGATGCTGATACTAAAACTCTTGACATGATTCGTCGTTTCGAATTACCAGCAGGAGTTCAAATTAGCGAAATTACACAAAAATAA
- the rplC gene encoding 50S ribosomal protein L3 has protein sequence MKGILGRKVGMTQIFTETGLSVPVTVIEVKPNVVTKVLTDAKNGYVATQLAIEELKQSKVSKPLAGQFKQANTTPKRYIKEIRGMEGYELGQQVKADIFTSGQLVDITGISKGKGFAGTIKRWNQHIGPKSHGGGGGSQPVRQTGSLGDIAGNKVFKGITMPGHLGAVQTTVQNLEVVKVDTVNNLLLVKGSIPGPKKSFVIIKEAIKGLPNHKPVVLVDVEEVMKMNELLERAKKVNVEVKVGMHSSELEPLIIEAEAQAAKEGDN, from the coding sequence ATGAAAGGAATCTTAGGACGTAAAGTTGGTATGACACAAATCTTTACAGAAACTGGTTTATCAGTTCCTGTAACTGTTATTGAAGTTAAACCAAATGTTGTTACAAAAGTTCTAACAGATGCTAAAAACGGGTACGTTGCAACTCAATTAGCTATTGAAGAATTAAAACAAAGCAAAGTTTCTAAACCACTAGCTGGTCAATTCAAACAAGCTAACACAACACCTAAGCGCTACATTAAAGAAATTCGTGGCATGGAAGGTTACGAATTAGGACAACAAGTTAAAGCAGATATTTTTACATCTGGACAACTTGTTGACATTACAGGTATTTCAAAAGGTAAAGGATTTGCTGGTACAATTAAACGTTGAAACCAACACATCGGACCTAAATCACACGGTGGTGGTGGTGGTAGCCAACCTGTAAGACAAACTGGTTCACTTGGTGATATTGCCGGTAACAAAGTTTTCAAAGGTATTACAATGCCTGGTCATTTAGGAGCAGTTCAAACTACAGTTCAAAACCTAGAAGTTGTTAAAGTTGATACTGTAAATAACTTACTTTTAGTAAAAGGTTCAATTCCAGGGCCTAAAAAATCATTTGTGATCATTAAAGAAGCAATTAAAGGACTTCCAAACCACAAACCAGTTGTGCTTGTTGATGTTGAAGAAGTTATGAAGATGAATGAATTACTTGAAAGAGCTAAAAAAGTTAATGTTGAAGTTAAAGTTGGTATGCATTCAAGCGAACTTGAACCTCTAATTATTGAAGCTGAAGCACAAGCTGCTAAAGAAGGAGATAACTAA